One window from the genome of Candidatus Poribacteria bacterium encodes:
- the mraY gene encoding phospho-N-acetylmuramoyl-pentapeptide-transferase: MFYHLLYENLVETFSPFNIFRYISFRAIYATATALLISLVLGPFMIEKLKQLRIGEHIQEEVAKAQQNTENQNKAGIPTMGGVLIIVSVLISVVFWSRLDQPYIYLMILTTLWFGGLGFLDDYSKLVKQQSLGLRGWHKIALQTVGALAIAGYLYHWGPAQADDPATRTSLILPFFKDAQLDLGILFIPFATLVIVGASNAVNLTDGMDGLAIGCTLFVAGTLGIVGYMTSHNEIAAYLNIFHLPVGGEVTAIFCAALVGAGLGFLWYNGHPAQVFMGDTGSLALGATLGTVAVLIKQEFLLVVVGAIFVAETLSVIIQVWSYRTFGKRVFKMSPIHYHFLLSGWKESKVVIRFWIVGLILVLIALSTLKLR, translated from the coding sequence ATGTTCTACCATCTCCTTTACGAGAATCTCGTTGAAACTTTTTCGCCATTCAATATCTTTCGCTATATTAGTTTTCGCGCAATTTATGCGACAGCTACTGCCCTCCTCATCTCGCTCGTTTTAGGTCCCTTTATGATAGAGAAGTTAAAGCAGCTGCGCATCGGGGAACATATTCAGGAGGAGGTAGCAAAAGCGCAACAGAACACCGAAAATCAGAACAAAGCAGGTATACCGACAATGGGAGGAGTTCTTATCATTGTATCTGTTCTGATATCGGTGGTGTTCTGGTCGCGTTTGGATCAACCGTACATCTATCTGATGATTTTGACGACCCTCTGGTTCGGCGGCCTTGGATTTCTTGATGATTACAGCAAACTCGTAAAACAACAGTCCTTAGGACTTCGGGGGTGGCATAAAATCGCGCTTCAAACGGTGGGGGCGTTGGCGATTGCGGGCTATCTCTACCATTGGGGACCCGCCCAAGCTGACGATCCGGCAACCCGGACATCCCTAATCCTTCCGTTTTTCAAAGATGCCCAACTGGATTTGGGAATTCTATTTATCCCTTTCGCGACGCTGGTCATCGTTGGGGCTTCTAATGCCGTCAATCTTACAGACGGGATGGATGGATTGGCGATTGGGTGTACACTGTTCGTTGCGGGCACTTTAGGGATAGTGGGGTACATGACGAGTCACAACGAGATCGCAGCGTATCTGAATATATTTCATCTACCGGTAGGTGGCGAAGTTACGGCGATTTTCTGTGCAGCACTGGTCGGCGCGGGCTTAGGGTTTTTGTGGTATAACGGTCATCCGGCGCAAGTCTTTATGGGTGATACTGGTTCACTGGCACTCGGCGCGACGCTTGGAACGGTGGCAGTGCTTATCAAGCAGGAGTTTCTACTTGTAGTCGTCGGTGCTATTTTCGTCGCCGAGACGTTGTCAGTTATTATCCAAGTTTGGTCGTATCGTACATTTGGTAAACGCGTATTCAAGATGTCGCCGATTCATTATCATTTCTTGCTTTCGGGCTGGAAAGAATCGAAGGTCGTCATCAGATTTTGGATTGTAGGACTGATTTTAGTCTTGATCGCCTTAAGTACGTTGAAACTTCGGTAG
- a CDS encoding D-alanine--D-alanine ligase, with amino-acid sequence MSKHNVALIFGGCTPEHEVSIVTAHQVCIALQENYHVIPIYVTKNSEWLTGDALRDLSTFTGGTLPHPSDFDKVTVEFHPEPKFVVSSKHWLGQKVRKRTVLPIDVVFPSIHGMHGEDGTLQGLLELMNLPYVGAGVVGSAVGMDKIMMKAILNENRLPILPYLWWDHHEWEIGRDEIIEDVETTLSYPVFVKPAMGGSSIGVSHANNETEFVSAVEVAGDYSRRILVEKAVENPVEINCAVMGTDEPTVSVCEQPVTDANLLSFDDKYIHQEEESSGMAGADRKIPAPISEELTLHIQQLATRTFQVLDCAGVARIDFLVDANQSVYVNEINTIPGSYSYYLWAHQDVEFPQLVSELIDLAFTMHAQKNALTYTYTTNLLSQAGASLAKLKKGEKLGSTA; translated from the coding sequence ATGTCAAAACACAATGTAGCACTTATATTTGGCGGATGCACACCTGAGCACGAAGTCTCAATCGTAACCGCGCATCAGGTCTGCATCGCTTTACAAGAAAACTATCACGTCATTCCTATTTACGTCACAAAAAATAGCGAGTGGTTAACCGGTGATGCGCTTCGCGATTTATCTACTTTTACTGGTGGAACACTACCGCATCCGTCCGATTTTGATAAAGTTACCGTCGAGTTTCATCCGGAGCCGAAGTTCGTTGTGAGTTCCAAACACTGGCTCGGTCAGAAGGTTCGGAAAAGGACTGTTCTTCCGATAGACGTTGTTTTTCCATCAATCCACGGCATGCATGGCGAAGATGGAACACTCCAAGGGTTGTTAGAGCTCATGAATTTACCCTACGTTGGTGCTGGTGTTGTCGGTTCGGCTGTCGGTATGGACAAAATCATGATGAAGGCGATTCTCAATGAAAATAGACTCCCCATACTTCCATATTTGTGGTGGGATCATCATGAGTGGGAAATTGGACGCGACGAGATTATCGAAGATGTAGAGACAACACTCTCCTATCCCGTCTTCGTCAAACCTGCGATGGGTGGTTCAAGTATTGGTGTGAGTCATGCCAACAACGAGACAGAGTTTGTCAGTGCTGTTGAGGTAGCGGGAGATTACTCGCGTAGGATACTCGTTGAGAAAGCAGTTGAGAATCCTGTTGAAATCAACTGTGCTGTGATGGGTACAGATGAACCGACAGTTTCTGTATGCGAGCAACCCGTAACGGACGCGAATTTGCTGAGTTTTGATGATAAATATATCCATCAAGAAGAAGAATCTTCAGGGATGGCAGGTGCAGATCGGAAAATTCCTGCACCCATTTCGGAAGAACTAACGTTACATATACAACAACTTGCCACACGTACCTTTCAGGTTTTAGATTGTGCCGGTGTGGCGCGTATTGACTTCCTCGTAGATGCTAATCAAAGTGTTTATGTGAATGAAATTAATACTATCCCTGGTTCATATAGTTATTACCTGTGGGCACATCAAGACGTTGAGTTTCCACAACTTGTATCGGAACTCATTGATTTAGCATTTACAATGCATGCGCAGAAAAATGCTTTAACCTATACGTATACAACCAATCTTCTAAGCCAAGCAGGTGCGAGCCTTGCCAAATTGAAGAAAGGTGAAAAACTTGGGAGCACGGCGTAA
- the murD gene encoding UDP-N-acetylmuramoyl-L-alanine--D-glutamate ligase, producing MQLQEKRVTVFGLNRSGVAVAKLLRSYGATVTVTDTRSAEALSTEIAALNESPKSDDTCNLYRKFFDGHPAECIADADFIVVSPGVPLNIPMLCEARARDLPILGELEVAARVCPAPIVAITGTKGKSTTTLLTEAILKAGNKFLNICVAGNIGVPLAAEVQKLTSEDVVVVEASSFQLESTVTFHPTVSVVLNLSRDHLDRHKTMSAYRAAKQKISDNQTSADWIILNASDASVKGFGASTAAKKIYFTDKGPPEDSSFSGVFREGSELFAQWNGTRKRICDIADIPLPGAHNLQNTLAAVAVGLIFGVTATQIQGALQQFDQSHPALSHAFEPVKTLTGVEFIDDSKATNVAAVQAALESVKDSQIVLIMGGYDKGNDYTPLREIVRSRVKAAVMLGEYTDQIEKTLADTTKIIKAKTMAQAVQIAYQLAVPGDVVLLSPANASFDMYTDYKARGTNFKAAVEALQPPH from the coding sequence GTGCAATTACAGGAAAAACGTGTAACAGTCTTTGGTTTAAACCGAAGTGGGGTCGCCGTTGCGAAATTGCTACGTTCATACGGTGCGACTGTCACGGTTACAGACACACGTTCTGCCGAAGCGTTGTCAACGGAAATCGCTGCGCTCAACGAATCGCCCAAATCGGACGACACCTGTAATCTATACCGAAAATTTTTCGACGGGCATCCGGCGGAGTGCATTGCGGATGCCGATTTTATAGTCGTTTCGCCGGGCGTGCCACTTAACATTCCGATGCTTTGCGAGGCACGGGCGCGTGATCTTCCGATTCTCGGGGAATTAGAGGTTGCCGCACGGGTATGTCCAGCACCAATCGTTGCGATTACTGGGACAAAAGGCAAATCAACGACGACGCTTCTCACAGAGGCAATACTAAAGGCAGGAAACAAATTCTTGAACATCTGTGTTGCTGGCAACATCGGTGTACCATTAGCAGCGGAGGTTCAAAAACTTACAAGCGAAGATGTCGTCGTTGTTGAGGCAAGCAGTTTTCAGTTGGAAAGTACAGTCACTTTTCATCCGACGGTTAGTGTGGTGCTTAACCTATCGCGTGATCACCTGGACCGGCATAAAACGATGTCGGCGTATCGAGCAGCAAAACAGAAGATTTCTGATAATCAGACGAGTGCTGATTGGATAATTCTCAACGCTTCGGATGCGTCTGTTAAGGGTTTTGGGGCATCAACAGCAGCAAAAAAAATCTATTTTACGGACAAAGGTCCCCCTGAAGATTCGTCATTTTCAGGCGTATTTAGAGAGGGTTCGGAACTTTTTGCACAATGGAATGGCACGCGTAAGAGAATATGTGATATTGCGGATATTCCACTTCCGGGGGCGCACAACTTACAGAACACCCTCGCTGCTGTTGCTGTAGGACTGATTTTTGGTGTGACAGCAACGCAAATCCAAGGAGCACTTCAGCAATTTGACCAGTCGCATCCTGCTTTATCGCATGCGTTTGAACCTGTAAAGACTTTGACGGGTGTTGAGTTCATAGACGATTCAAAGGCAACAAATGTGGCGGCAGTCCAAGCGGCCCTTGAATCCGTAAAAGACTCTCAAATTGTCCTAATAATGGGCGGCTACGACAAGGGTAATGACTATACACCGTTGCGTGAAATTGTGCGGAGCCGCGTCAAAGCTGCCGTGATGCTTGGTGAGTACACCGATCAAATTGAAAAAACGCTCGCCGATACAACAAAAATAATAAAAGCGAAAACGATGGCACAGGCGGTACAGATCGCCTACCAACTCGCGGTACCAGGAGATGTCGTCCTATTGTCGCCTGCGAATGCCAGTTTTGATATGTACACCGACTATAAGGCACGCGGCACTAATTTTAAAGCAGCGGTTGAAGCACTTCAACCACCTCATTAA